Proteins from a genomic interval of Halopseudomonas litoralis:
- the mdoH gene encoding glucans biosynthesis glucosyltransferase MdoH, whose amino-acid sequence MMSIATQTHVVDNARGRSRWWTAALLRRSCLLILVLGQTLVASWFMLSILPYKGGNGVEIGMLVLFAILFAWISFGFWIAVAGFVLRRLGGDRHSLLRQQDSAALNATPLARTAILMPIYHESVERSLGGLSAVYRSLERTGQLEHFDFFILSDSRDPEVWLQEQAAWAKLVKELGAEGRLFYRRRKLNLNYKSGNVGDFLRRWGRNYDYMVVLDADSLMGGETLVKLVQLMQRHPAVGILQTSPELLNGRSLFARVQQFSSQLYGPLFTTGLAAVQLGEAAFWGHNAILRIQPFMTHCGLRKLPGWGLFRGPIMSHDFVEAAYLGRAGYEVWLEPGLQDSWEESPPSLVDELTRDQRWVKGNMQHLWLMLGSRKLRFAHRMAFLNGIMSYLASPLWLAFLVLTTVATTRLVLWPINYFPDPYQLFPLWPQWQPYRAATLVVCTLGLLFLPKFLGLADVALTQRVRAFGGFFRLLGSVFLEIVVSALLAPIRMLSHSRYVAEALSNVNLRWAGQNRTSETGWLEAFIYQAPGSILGLAWALFALWLKPMFFYWSLPVALPLIFAAPISVILSRVQLGQRLRRRGWLMTGEEAFGSKLLEDMARSPLTGARQPGFCESVIHPGHNALQVALGRTAAPGLRRQRLDRLCQRCLKQGPESLDRTEQNLLAQDSQAMAQLHRQVWRVAPGSVWGRLLHREILRQPASR is encoded by the coding sequence ATGATGTCGATAGCCACCCAAACTCATGTTGTCGATAACGCCAGGGGCCGGAGCCGCTGGTGGACTGCGGCTCTGCTGCGTCGCAGTTGCCTGTTGATACTGGTTCTGGGGCAGACGCTGGTGGCCAGCTGGTTCATGTTGTCGATCTTGCCTTATAAGGGCGGCAACGGTGTGGAAATCGGCATGTTGGTGCTGTTCGCCATCCTGTTTGCCTGGATATCCTTCGGCTTCTGGATTGCTGTCGCCGGGTTTGTCCTGCGGCGCCTGGGTGGCGACCGGCATTCGCTGCTGCGCCAGCAGGATTCAGCTGCCCTGAATGCGACACCGCTGGCACGTACTGCTATTCTCATGCCTATCTATCACGAGTCGGTGGAACGCAGCCTGGGCGGGCTGAGCGCGGTCTATCGCAGTCTCGAGCGCACCGGCCAACTGGAACACTTCGATTTCTTCATTCTGTCTGACAGTCGCGACCCGGAGGTCTGGCTGCAGGAGCAGGCCGCCTGGGCGAAATTGGTAAAGGAGCTGGGCGCCGAGGGCCGATTGTTCTATCGGCGCCGCAAACTCAATCTGAATTACAAGAGCGGCAATGTCGGTGACTTTCTGCGGCGCTGGGGACGTAATTACGACTACATGGTGGTACTCGATGCGGACAGTCTCATGGGCGGCGAAACGCTGGTGAAGCTGGTTCAGCTGATGCAGCGTCATCCGGCGGTCGGCATTCTGCAGACCAGTCCCGAATTGCTCAATGGGCGCTCGCTGTTTGCCCGGGTTCAGCAGTTCTCCAGTCAGCTCTATGGTCCCTTGTTTACCACCGGGCTGGCGGCGGTGCAGCTCGGTGAGGCGGCGTTCTGGGGGCATAATGCCATTCTGCGGATCCAGCCTTTCATGACCCACTGCGGGCTGCGTAAGCTGCCCGGGTGGGGCTTGTTTCGCGGCCCGATCATGAGTCATGACTTTGTCGAGGCGGCCTATCTCGGGCGCGCTGGATACGAAGTCTGGCTGGAACCGGGTTTGCAGGATAGCTGGGAAGAATCACCCCCATCGCTGGTGGACGAGCTGACCCGGGACCAGCGCTGGGTCAAGGGCAACATGCAGCACCTGTGGTTGATGCTGGGCAGCCGTAAGCTCAGGTTTGCCCACCGCATGGCCTTTCTCAACGGCATCATGTCCTATCTTGCATCTCCTCTGTGGTTGGCCTTTCTGGTGTTGACTACCGTCGCCACCACTCGACTGGTGCTATGGCCGATCAACTATTTTCCCGATCCGTATCAACTGTTTCCGCTGTGGCCGCAATGGCAGCCCTATCGTGCCGCTACCCTGGTGGTTTGCACGCTCGGTCTGTTGTTTCTGCCCAAATTTCTGGGGCTGGCGGACGTTGCGCTGACGCAGCGGGTGCGTGCCTTTGGCGGCTTCTTCCGGCTGCTTGGCAGCGTGTTCCTGGAGATTGTCGTGTCGGCCTTGCTGGCGCCGATCCGCATGTTGTCCCATTCGCGGTATGTCGCCGAAGCCCTGTCGAACGTGAACCTGCGCTGGGCAGGGCAGAACCGGACCAGCGAAACCGGCTGGCTTGAGGCATTCATCTATCAGGCCCCCGGCTCGATTCTCGGGTTGGCCTGGGCGCTGTTCGCGTTGTGGCTCAAGCCGATGTTTTTCTATTGGTCGTTGCCGGTCGCGCTACCGTTGATTTTTGCTGCGCCGATTTCCGTGATACTCAGCCGAGTGCAGCTCGGTCAGCGTCTGCGGCGTCGCGGCTGGCTGATGACCGGCGAGGAGGCCTTTGGCTCGAAGCTGCTAGAGGACATGGCGCGCAGTCCGCTGACCGGAGCGCGGCAGCCCGGCTTCTGCGAGTCGGTCATTCACCCTGGTCATAACGCATTGCAGGTGGCATTGGGGCGTACTGCTGCGCCGGGGCTGCGGCGTCAGCGACTGGATAGACTATGTCAGCGTTGTCTGAAGCAGGGCCCGGAAAGTCTTGACCGTACCGAGCAGAACTTGCTGGCACAGGACTCTCAGGCCATGGCACAGCTGCATCGCCAGGTTTGGCGAGTCGCGCCGGGGTCGGTCTGGGGGCGATTGCTGCACCGGGAGATCCTGCGTCAGCCGGCAAGCCGGTGA
- a CDS encoding MgtC/SapB family protein, protein MDVSEIILTTLVSEFSDLTDIEQATRVTLRLLLAALLGGLLGYERETHGKAAGIRTHMLVCTGAALFVLGAELVGAGDDAMSRVVQGIVAGIGFLGVGTIIKGDNMSSVKGLTTAAGVWMTSAVGVSVGLGLEATAVFATLLMLFILNVLPHFFEGADRKRDP, encoded by the coding sequence ATGGATGTTTCCGAGATCATACTGACCACCCTGGTCAGCGAATTTTCCGACCTGACGGATATTGAGCAGGCCACCCGTGTCACCCTGCGTCTGTTGCTGGCGGCCTTGCTCGGTGGCCTGCTCGGCTACGAGCGCGAAACCCACGGCAAGGCCGCCGGCATACGCACGCATATGCTGGTGTGCACGGGCGCGGCCTTGTTCGTGCTGGGCGCGGAACTGGTTGGTGCTGGTGACGACGCCATGAGCCGGGTGGTGCAGGGGATTGTCGCCGGTATCGGCTTTCTCGGTGTGGGCACCATTATCAAGGGTGACAATATGAGCTCGGTCAAGGGCCTGACCACCGCCGCGGGGGTCTGGATGACCTCGGCGGTCGGCGTTAGTGTGGGGCTTGGTCTGGAAGCTACCGCCGTGTTTGCAACGCTGCTGATGCTGTTCATTCTCAATGTGCTGCCGCATTTTTTCGAGGGCGCGGATCGCAAACGCGACCCTTGA
- the norR gene encoding nitric oxide reductase transcriptional regulator NorR, producing the protein MTTSTHYPLLGVITALAQELAPAERFQQLLTTIRQLLPCDAAALLQLRGSELIPLAVDGLSTDTLGRHFVTDDHPRLAKILLSHEPVRFAADSPLPDPYDGLLKSVEGDLHVHDCLGIALYLQGVPWGVLTLDALNANAFDQIDPGELRYLARLSEAVIRVTELTTQLQSRTEHHQATTQALIADGQQELIGRSRAMQQLQKEIEMVAHSDLAVLITGETGVGKELVARGVHARSNRARAPLIYLNCAALPESLVESELFGHTRGAFSGAVQSRVGKFELAHGGTLFLDEVGELPLTVQPKLLRALQSGEVQRLGSDNHHQVDVRIIAASNRDLHREVAEGRFRADLYHRLGVYPIAVPSLRERHKDVLLLAGHFLEQNRRRIGLRGLRLDASAREALLAYSWPGNVRELEHMISRAVLKAQADQDGNRRLLTVTAELLELNSSSMDIAHRTGAPRTSPTAADTLPPPAGQTLREATEAFQVELIRQTLENHAHNQSRAAEALGVDRGNFSRLVKRLEV; encoded by the coding sequence ATGACAACATCCACACATTACCCGTTGCTCGGCGTGATCACCGCCCTGGCTCAGGAACTGGCCCCTGCTGAACGCTTCCAGCAACTGCTGACGACCATCCGCCAGTTGCTGCCCTGCGATGCAGCAGCGCTCCTGCAACTGCGCGGCAGCGAATTGATTCCATTGGCAGTGGATGGCCTGAGCACCGACACCCTGGGCCGCCATTTCGTCACCGATGACCACCCGCGGCTGGCCAAGATTCTGCTCAGCCACGAACCGGTGCGTTTTGCTGCAGACTCACCGCTGCCAGACCCTTATGACGGACTGTTGAAAAGTGTTGAAGGCGACCTGCATGTGCATGACTGCCTGGGCATAGCACTGTATCTGCAGGGTGTTCCCTGGGGCGTGCTGACACTGGACGCGCTCAACGCCAACGCCTTCGACCAGATTGACCCGGGTGAGCTGCGCTATCTGGCACGGTTGAGCGAGGCGGTGATTCGGGTCACCGAGCTGACCACTCAGTTGCAGAGCCGCACTGAGCACCATCAGGCGACGACCCAGGCGCTGATCGCCGATGGGCAGCAGGAACTGATCGGCCGCAGTCGAGCCATGCAGCAGCTGCAGAAAGAGATCGAGATGGTCGCCCACTCCGACCTGGCCGTATTGATCACCGGCGAAACCGGGGTCGGTAAGGAACTGGTGGCCAGAGGGGTGCATGCCCGGTCAAATCGAGCCCGGGCACCGCTGATCTATCTCAACTGCGCGGCGCTGCCGGAAAGCCTGGTTGAAAGCGAGCTGTTCGGCCATACCCGCGGCGCGTTCTCTGGCGCGGTGCAAAGCCGTGTCGGCAAGTTCGAGCTGGCCCACGGCGGTACGCTGTTTCTTGATGAGGTGGGCGAGTTGCCGCTGACGGTTCAGCCCAAACTGCTGCGCGCACTGCAAAGCGGTGAGGTGCAGCGCCTCGGCAGCGACAACCATCATCAGGTGGATGTCCGCATCATCGCCGCCAGCAACCGCGATCTGCACCGGGAAGTGGCGGAAGGACGCTTTCGTGCCGATCTCTATCATCGACTCGGGGTCTATCCCATCGCGGTACCCAGCCTGCGCGAACGACACAAGGATGTGTTGCTGCTGGCAGGGCATTTTCTCGAACAGAATCGACGCCGTATCGGCCTGCGTGGTCTGCGGCTGGATGCCAGTGCCCGCGAAGCATTGCTGGCCTACTCTTGGCCGGGTAACGTGCGCGAGCTTGAGCATATGATCAGTCGAGCCGTCCTCAAGGCGCAGGCTGACCAGGATGGCAACCGTCGCCTGCTGACCGTCACGGCTGAGCTATTGGAGCTGAACAGCTCATCGATGGATATCGCACATCGGACTGGCGCGCCCCGAACCAGCCCGACTGCTGCCGATACCCTACCCCCTCCGGCCGGCCAGACCCTGCGCGAAGCCACCGAAGCGTTTCAGGTGGAGCTGATCCGTCAGACCCTGGAAAACCATGCCCATAACCAGAGCCGCGCCGCCGAGGCCCTGGGCGTGGACCGTGGCAACTTTTCCCGACTGGTGAAACGTCTGGAGGTTTGA
- the hmpA gene encoding NO-inducible flavohemoprotein: protein MLSQNSKDIIAATLPAVREHAGTITAVFYPLMFERYPAVKAYFNEAHQRQGTQPQALANAVVAYAGNLDRLELLGDAVSLIVQKHVSLNIQPEHYPIVGECLLAAIKEVLGDAASDAVLGAWGEAYGQLADILIGAEEERYRQNEQKTGGWRGERRFVVQRKEVESEVITSFYLVPSDGGTLAEFMPGQFTCVVVDINGRSLRRNYSLSDRPGLGHYRISVKREAEGEVSNFLHDQVQVGDELNLTAPSGSFVLNQQQRPLVLLTGGVGITPAISMLQPALESGRQVHFLHGALNSRTHAFRAHVDALAQQHDNLKISYVYSDPLEDDQAHGTGFFDQQKLSAMLPDSADVDVYFLGPKAFMQNCQKMLNELGIPAENQRYEFFGPLEELTA, encoded by the coding sequence ATGCTATCCCAGAACAGTAAAGACATCATTGCCGCGACCCTGCCGGCGGTACGTGAGCATGCCGGCACCATCACCGCGGTCTTCTATCCACTGATGTTCGAGCGCTACCCGGCAGTAAAGGCCTACTTCAACGAAGCGCACCAGCGTCAGGGTACGCAGCCACAGGCATTGGCCAATGCCGTGGTCGCCTATGCGGGCAATCTGGATCGGCTGGAACTGCTGGGCGATGCGGTTTCCTTGATCGTACAGAAGCACGTGTCGCTGAATATCCAGCCGGAGCATTATCCGATTGTCGGCGAGTGTTTGCTGGCTGCCATCAAGGAAGTGCTTGGCGATGCTGCCAGTGACGCGGTTCTGGGTGCCTGGGGCGAGGCCTACGGTCAGTTGGCCGATATCCTGATAGGCGCCGAAGAAGAACGTTACCGGCAGAACGAGCAGAAAACCGGTGGCTGGCGCGGTGAGCGGCGTTTTGTTGTCCAGCGCAAGGAAGTCGAGAGTGAGGTCATCACCTCCTTCTACCTGGTGCCCAGCGACGGCGGTACGCTGGCTGAATTCATGCCCGGCCAGTTCACCTGCGTTGTGGTGGATATCAATGGCAGAAGCCTGCGCCGCAACTACTCGCTGTCCGACCGTCCCGGTCTTGGTCATTACCGGATCAGCGTCAAACGCGAAGCAGAAGGGGAGGTTTCCAACTTTCTCCACGACCAGGTACAGGTCGGTGATGAGCTGAATCTGACGGCGCCCAGCGGCAGTTTCGTGCTCAACCAGCAGCAGCGACCATTGGTGTTGCTGACCGGTGGTGTGGGTATCACTCCGGCCATCAGTATGCTGCAGCCGGCGCTGGAAAGCGGTCGTCAGGTGCACTTTCTGCATGGCGCTCTGAACAGTCGTACCCATGCCTTCCGCGCCCATGTCGACGCGCTCGCGCAGCAACATGACAACCTGAAGATCAGCTATGTCTACAGTGATCCGCTGGAGGATGACCAGGCCCATGGCACCGGTTTCTTCGACCAGCAGAAACTCAGCGCGATGTTGCCCGACAGTGCAGATGTGGATGTCTATTTCCTCGGTCCCAAGGCCTTCATGCAGAACTGCCAGAAGATGCTGAACGAACTGGGTATCCCGGCGGAAAATCAACGGTATGAGTTCTTTGGGCCGTTGGAGGAGCTGACAGCATAA
- a CDS encoding YaeQ family protein, with protein sequence MALQSIPCKVHLNITDTDRNVYEDLRITVARHPSETGQRLASRILAYALWYQERLAFGRGLSEVDEPALWHKSLDDRVEHWIEVGQPDADRLTWCSRRAERVSLLAYGSTRVWASKIVPAVASLKNVNIAVLAQEPLDALAGELGRTIEWSVMISDGVLYVSDADTQHEFVLEWLMGER encoded by the coding sequence ATGGCGCTCCAGTCCATCCCCTGCAAAGTCCACCTCAATATCACCGACACCGACCGCAACGTCTATGAAGATCTGCGTATCACGGTGGCTCGGCACCCCTCGGAGACCGGTCAGCGGCTGGCCTCGCGCATCCTTGCCTATGCCCTCTGGTATCAGGAACGGTTGGCGTTCGGACGTGGCTTGTCGGAAGTGGATGAGCCGGCATTGTGGCACAAGAGCCTGGATGACAGGGTCGAGCACTGGATCGAGGTCGGGCAGCCGGACGCGGATCGCCTGACCTGGTGCTCGCGGCGTGCCGAGCGGGTATCACTGCTGGCCTACGGCAGCACGCGAGTGTGGGCAAGCAAGATAGTCCCGGCCGTGGCCAGTCTGAAGAATGTGAATATTGCTGTACTTGCTCAGGAGCCGCTGGATGCGTTGGCCGGCGAGCTGGGCCGGACCATCGAGTGGAGCGTGATGATCTCCGATGGCGTGCTCTACGTCAGTGACGCTGATACTCAGCACGAGTTCGTGCTGGAGTGGTTGATGGGGGAGCGCTGA
- the recJ gene encoding single-stranded-DNA-specific exonuclease RecJ — protein sequence MRIESRLVPAELPYLGDLPPLLTRLYAARGVRSAGELDKSLKALLPWKLFKGMEQAVAVLREALEQRQSILVVGDFDCDGATASSVAVLGLRALGAARVDYLVPNRFEYGYGLTPEIVAVALESQPDVLVTVDNGISSIDGVAAAKAAGLKVVVTDHHLPAEQLPAADAIVNPSQPGCAFPSKAIAGVGVIFYVLMALRAELRASSWFNPQRPEPNLAELLDLVALGTVADVVPLDANNRILVHQGLARIRAGRCRPGIQALLEVARRPAERLVSTDLGFIVGPRLNAAGRLDDISLGIECLMTNDEQLARDMAQELDSLNRDRKSIEQDMQKQALAMLDAADLQEADMPFGLCLFDAEWHQGVIGILASRLKDRYHRPVIAFADAGNGEVKGSARSVSGLHIRDALDAVAAGNPGLISKFGGHAMAAGLSLPATHFEDFRAAFDREVRRQLTAEDLTGRLLSDGELAMDEFNLQMAAHLREAGPWGQHFPEPGFHGEFNLIQQRLVGEKHLKMVLQPHGGSEVLDAIAFNIDPQVWPNPSIRQVRLAYSLDINEYRGRQSLQLLVRHLQAC from the coding sequence ATGCGTATCGAATCCCGACTGGTTCCTGCCGAGTTGCCTTATCTGGGTGATCTGCCGCCTCTGTTGACCCGTCTGTATGCCGCACGCGGGGTGCGTTCGGCCGGCGAGCTGGACAAGAGTCTGAAGGCGTTGTTGCCCTGGAAGCTGTTCAAGGGCATGGAGCAGGCGGTGGCGGTACTGCGCGAGGCGCTGGAGCAGCGCCAATCCATTCTGGTGGTCGGTGACTTCGACTGTGATGGCGCCACCGCCAGCAGCGTCGCCGTGCTCGGCTTACGTGCCCTCGGCGCTGCCCGAGTCGACTATCTGGTGCCCAACCGGTTCGAATACGGCTACGGCCTGACGCCGGAAATTGTCGCCGTGGCCCTGGAGAGTCAGCCGGATGTACTGGTTACCGTGGATAACGGCATTTCCAGTATCGACGGTGTGGCGGCTGCCAAGGCGGCGGGGCTCAAGGTGGTGGTCACCGACCATCACCTGCCTGCGGAACAATTGCCGGCTGCCGATGCCATCGTCAACCCCAGTCAGCCCGGCTGCGCGTTCCCCAGCAAGGCGATTGCCGGCGTCGGGGTGATCTTCTATGTCCTGATGGCGCTGCGCGCCGAACTGCGTGCAAGCAGCTGGTTCAATCCGCAGCGCCCGGAACCGAATCTGGCCGAACTGCTGGACCTTGTTGCTCTGGGCACCGTGGCCGATGTAGTGCCGCTGGATGCCAATAACCGCATCCTGGTGCATCAGGGTCTGGCGCGTATCCGTGCCGGCCGTTGTCGACCGGGCATTCAGGCGTTGCTGGAGGTTGCCCGGCGCCCCGCAGAACGTCTGGTCTCCACCGATCTGGGATTCATCGTCGGGCCACGGCTGAATGCGGCCGGACGGCTGGATGACATCAGCCTGGGTATCGAGTGCCTGATGACCAACGATGAGCAGCTGGCGCGGGATATGGCCCAGGAGCTGGACAGCCTCAATCGTGATCGCAAGAGTATCGAACAGGATATGCAGAAGCAGGCACTGGCGATGCTCGATGCGGCGGATCTGCAGGAAGCTGACATGCCGTTCGGTCTTTGCCTGTTCGATGCAGAATGGCATCAGGGCGTGATCGGTATTCTTGCCTCGCGGCTCAAGGATCGCTATCACCGTCCGGTGATTGCATTTGCTGATGCCGGAAACGGTGAGGTCAAGGGCTCCGCCAGATCGGTCAGTGGTCTGCATATCCGCGATGCGCTGGATGCGGTGGCGGCGGGCAATCCGGGTTTGATCAGCAAGTTCGGTGGGCACGCCATGGCGGCAGGATTGTCGTTGCCGGCCACGCATTTCGAGGATTTTCGTGCAGCTTTTGATCGTGAAGTGCGCCGCCAGCTGACCGCCGAGGATTTGACCGGACGCCTGCTGTCCGATGGTGAGCTTGCCATGGATGAATTCAATCTGCAGATGGCCGCGCATCTGCGCGAAGCGGGCCCCTGGGGTCAGCATTTCCCTGAACCGGGATTCCACGGTGAATTCAACCTGATCCAGCAGCGTCTGGTCGGCGAGAAGCACCTGAAGATGGTGTTGCAGCCCCACGGGGGGAGTGAGGTGCTGGACGCCATCGCCTTCAACATCGATCCGCAGGTCTGGCCGAACCCGAGCATTCGGCAGGTGCGTCTGGCCTACAGCCTGGATATCAACGAATACCGTGGCCGGCAAAGTCTGCAATTGTTGGTCAGGCATCTGCAGGCCTGCTGA
- the prfB gene encoding peptide chain release factor 2 (programmed frameshift), with translation MEINPILNTIKDLRGRSETIRGYLDYDQKRERLTEVERELEDPSVWNEPERAQNLGRERASLAQIVETLDDMHTGLGDATELLDMAVEEDDESAVADVVSELAQLQTRLEALEFRRMFSGEMDENNAYLDIQSGSGGTEAQDWANMLLRMYLRWADQNGFEATIMELTAGEVAGIKGATLHIKGAYAYGWLRTEIGVHRLVRKSPYDSGNRRHTSFTAVFVSPEIDDNIEIEINPSDLRIDTYRSSGAGGQHVNTTDSAVRITHMPTNTVVSCQNERSQHANKDTAMKMLRAKLYELEMQKRSAASQAQEDSKSDIGWGHQIRSYVLDQSRIKDLRTGIEESDCDGVLDGDINDFLEASLKQGL, from the exons ATGGAAATCAATCCGATTCTGAACACCATCAAAGACCTGCGTGGCCGCTCCGAGACCATCAGGGGGTATCTT GACTACGATCAAAAACGTGAACGTCTCACCGAAGTAGAACGCGAGCTGGAAGACCCGAGCGTCTGGAACGAGCCCGAGCGCGCGCAGAATCTGGGCCGCGAGCGTGCCTCGCTGGCACAGATTGTGGAAACCCTGGATGACATGCATACCGGCCTGGGTGATGCCACAGAGCTGTTGGATATGGCGGTCGAGGAAGATGACGAAAGCGCTGTCGCCGATGTGGTCAGCGAACTGGCACAGCTGCAGACGCGTCTCGAAGCGCTGGAATTCCGCCGCATGTTCAGCGGTGAGATGGATGAGAACAACGCCTACCTGGACATCCAGTCTGGCTCCGGCGGTACCGAAGCTCAGGATTGGGCGAACATGTTGCTGCGCATGTATCTGCGCTGGGCTGATCAGAACGGTTTCGAAGCCACCATCATGGAGCTGACCGCGGGCGAAGTCGCTGGCATCAAGGGCGCGACTCTGCACATCAAGGGCGCCTACGCCTACGGTTGGCTGCGTACCGAAATCGGTGTGCACCGGTTGGTGCGCAAGAGCCCCTATGATTCCGGCAACCGTCGCCATACCTCATTCACCGCGGTATTTGTGTCGCCGGAAATTGACGACAACATCGAGATCGAGATCAACCCATCTGATCTGCGCATCGATACCTACCGGTCGTCCGGTGCCGGTGGTCAGCACGTCAACACCACCGACTCGGCAGTACGTATTACCCACATGCCGACCAACACAGTGGTCAGTTGCCAGAACGAACGTTCTCAGCACGCCAACAAGGACACCGCGATGAAAATGTTGCGGGCCAAGTTGTACGAGCTGGAAATGCAGAAGCGTTCGGCAGCATCTCAAGCCCAGGAAGACAGCAAGTCCGACATCGGCTGGGGCCACCAGATCCGCTCCTATGTACTCGACCAATCGCGGATCAAGGATCTGCGCACCGGCATCGAGGAAAGTGACTGCGATGGGGTGTTGGATGGCGACATCAACGACTTTCTTGAAGCCAGTCTGAAGCAGGGGCTGTAA
- the lysS gene encoding lysine--tRNA ligase: protein MSEQPLNEHALQEEENSLIALRKEKLATERAKGKVFPNDFRRDSLAGDLQKKYADSSKEALAEAAIPVKVAGRIMLNRGAFMVLQDMSGRIQVYVDRKGLPAESLAEIKTWDMGDIIAAEGTLARSGKGDLYVHMTAVKLLTKSLRPLPDKHHGLTDTEQRYRQRYVDLMVNEETRDTFLVRSKVIAHIRKFLAERDFLEVETPMLQTIPGGAAAKPFETHHNALDLPMFLRIAPELYLKRLVVGGFEKVFEINRNFRNEGVSTRHNPEFTMLEFYQAYADYEDNMDLTEELFRELAVAVLGSSDVPYGDKVFHFGEPFIRLSLFDSILKYSPDITAEDLQDVEKARAIAKKAGAKLLGHEGLGKLQVMIFEELVEHLLEQPTFITRYPFEVSPLARRNDEDPNVTDRFELFIGGREIANAYSELNDAEDQAERFHAQVADKDAGDDEAMHFDADFVRALEYGMPPTAGEGIGIDRLVMLLTDSPSIRDVILFPHMRPEV from the coding sequence ATGAGCGAACAACCGCTGAATGAGCATGCACTGCAAGAGGAAGAGAACAGCCTGATCGCCCTGCGCAAGGAAAAACTTGCGACAGAGCGTGCCAAGGGCAAGGTTTTCCCGAACGATTTCCGCCGCGACAGTCTGGCGGGCGATTTGCAGAAAAAGTATGCCGACAGCAGCAAGGAAGCGCTGGCCGAAGCCGCTATCCCGGTCAAGGTGGCGGGGCGCATCATGCTCAACCGCGGTGCGTTCATGGTGCTTCAGGATATGAGCGGGCGAATTCAGGTGTATGTCGATCGCAAGGGTCTGCCGGCGGAGTCACTGGCTGAGATCAAGACCTGGGATATGGGCGATATCATCGCTGCCGAAGGCACGCTGGCGCGCTCCGGCAAGGGTGATCTGTACGTGCACATGACGGCAGTCAAACTGCTGACCAAGTCACTGCGCCCTTTGCCCGACAAGCACCACGGTCTGACCGATACCGAGCAGCGCTATCGTCAGCGCTACGTTGATCTGATGGTCAACGAAGAGACCCGGGATACCTTCCTGGTGCGCTCCAAGGTCATTGCGCATATTCGCAAGTTTTTGGCTGAGCGTGATTTCCTTGAAGTGGAAACCCCCATGCTGCAGACCATCCCCGGTGGCGCTGCGGCCAAACCCTTCGAGACTCATCACAATGCGCTGGATCTGCCGATGTTCCTGCGGATTGCGCCTGAGCTGTACCTCAAGCGGCTGGTGGTGGGCGGTTTCGAGAAGGTTTTCGAGATCAACCGCAACTTCCGTAACGAAGGCGTTTCGACCCGGCACAACCCCGAGTTCACCATGCTCGAGTTCTACCAGGCCTATGCTGACTACGAAGACAATATGGACCTGACCGAGGAGCTGTTCCGCGAGCTGGCCGTGGCGGTGCTCGGCAGCAGTGATGTGCCCTACGGTGACAAGGTCTTCCATTTCGGCGAGCCCTTTATCCGACTGTCGTTGTTCGATTCGATTCTGAAGTACAGCCCGGATATCACTGCCGAAGATCTGCAGGATGTGGAAAAAGCCCGCGCCATCGCGAAAAAAGCCGGTGCCAAACTGCTCGGTCATGAAGGCCTGGGCAAGCTGCAGGTGATGATCTTCGAGGAGTTGGTCGAGCACCTTCTGGAGCAGCCGACCTTCATTACTCGCTATCCCTTCGAGGTGTCGCCGCTGGCGCGTCGCAACGATGAAGATCCGAACGTGACCGACCGTTTCGAGCTGTTCATCGGTGGCCGCGAGATTGCCAACGCCTATTCCGAGCTGAATGACGCGGAAGACCAGGCTGAGCGTTTCCATGCTCAGGTTGCTGACAAGGATGCTGGTGATGATGAGGCCATGCATTTCGATGCCGACTTCGTCCGCGCCCTGGAATACGGCATGCCGCCCACCGCTGGTGAAGGTATCGGTATTGACCGTCTGGTGATGCTGCTGACCGATTCACCATCGATTCGCGATGTGATTCTATTCCCGCATATGCGGCCTGAGGTTTAA